A single genomic interval of Bradyrhizobium japonicum USDA 6 harbors:
- a CDS encoding SDR family NAD(P)-dependent oxidoreductase, whose translation MTNPLANRIALVTGASRGIGFATARALAKAGAHIVAVARTQGGLEELDDEIRKDGGSATLVPLNLTDSDGIARLGAGLHERYGKLDILVGNAGVLGPSSPVGHIELKAFTDVMAVNVSANFQLIRCMEPLLKQSDAGRAVFITSGAANKATAYVSPYAASKAALETLARAWAQETANTPLRVNLFNPGPIRTRMRATLMPGEDPATLDAPEQVAEFIVPMCAPGWTETGKFYDYKTRTLMSFRSPA comes from the coding sequence ATGACAAATCCCCTCGCCAACCGCATCGCTCTCGTCACCGGCGCCTCGCGCGGCATCGGCTTCGCCACGGCCAGGGCGCTGGCCAAAGCCGGCGCACATATCGTCGCTGTCGCGCGCACGCAGGGCGGGCTGGAAGAGCTTGATGACGAGATCCGGAAAGACGGCGGCAGCGCCACGCTGGTGCCGCTCAATCTCACCGATTCCGACGGCATCGCGCGGCTGGGCGCGGGCCTGCACGAACGCTATGGCAAGCTCGACATCCTCGTCGGCAATGCCGGTGTGCTCGGCCCCTCCTCGCCGGTCGGCCACATCGAACTGAAAGCTTTCACCGACGTGATGGCGGTCAACGTCTCCGCCAACTTCCAGCTGATCCGCTGCATGGAACCGCTGCTGAAGCAGTCCGATGCCGGCCGCGCCGTGTTCATCACCTCGGGCGCCGCCAACAAGGCCACCGCTTATGTCAGCCCCTACGCCGCCTCCAAGGCCGCGCTGGAAACGCTGGCGCGCGCTTGGGCGCAGGAAACCGCGAACACGCCCCTCCGCGTCAACCTGTTCAACCCGGGCCCGATCCGCACCCGCATGCGCGCGACCCTAATGCCGGGCGAGGATCCGGCGACGCTCGACGCACCCGAACAGGTCGCCGAATTCATCGTGCCGATGTGCGCGCCCGGCTGGACCGAAACCGGCAAGTTCTACGACTACAAGACCCGCACCCTGATGAGCTTCCGCTCGCCGGCCTGA
- a CDS encoding ABC transporter substrate-binding protein has translation MTTTLARRYAALLACAAFGFATSAYAQDKTVKIGVLNDMSSLYADIGGPNSVVAIKMAVEDSGLLKKGWKIDVLSGDHQNKPDVGVNIARQWIDNEKVDAIADTPNSGVALAVSNLVKEKNSVLLNSGAASADLTGKACTPNTISYTYDTYMLANGTGKALTKAGGDTWFFLTADYAFGHALERDTTAVVTANGGKVLGSVKHPINSSDFSSFLLQAQSSKAKVVGLANAGGDTTNSIKQAAEFGIVSGGQKLAALLLFINDVHSLGLKTAHGLTFTESFYWDMNEQTRAWSKRFAALASKNAMPSMTQAGNYAMVLHYLKAMEALGGNPHDGAKVVAKMKELPTDDPLFGSGPLRQDGRRLIPAYLFEVKKPEESKGPWDYYKQIATIAAEDAAKPLKDSDCPLVKK, from the coding sequence ATGACGACGACGCTCGCGCGCCGCTACGCGGCCCTTCTGGCCTGTGCCGCCTTCGGTTTTGCAACATCCGCTTACGCGCAGGACAAGACCGTCAAGATCGGCGTCTTGAATGACATGTCGAGCCTTTATGCCGATATCGGCGGCCCGAACTCCGTGGTCGCGATCAAGATGGCCGTCGAGGATTCCGGCCTGCTCAAGAAGGGCTGGAAGATCGACGTGCTGAGCGGCGATCACCAGAACAAGCCGGACGTCGGCGTCAATATCGCTCGGCAGTGGATCGATAACGAGAAGGTCGATGCGATCGCCGATACGCCGAACTCCGGCGTCGCGCTTGCGGTCAGCAACCTCGTCAAGGAAAAGAATTCGGTGCTGCTGAATTCCGGCGCCGCCTCTGCCGACTTGACCGGCAAGGCCTGCACGCCGAACACGATCTCCTATACGTACGACACCTACATGCTCGCCAACGGCACCGGCAAGGCGCTGACCAAGGCCGGCGGCGACACCTGGTTCTTTCTTACCGCGGATTATGCCTTCGGCCACGCGCTGGAACGCGACACCACGGCTGTCGTAACGGCGAACGGCGGCAAGGTGCTGGGCAGCGTCAAGCACCCGATCAACAGCTCGGACTTCTCGTCCTTCCTGCTGCAGGCGCAATCGTCCAAGGCCAAGGTGGTCGGCCTCGCCAATGCCGGCGGCGACACCACGAACTCGATCAAGCAGGCGGCCGAATTCGGCATCGTATCGGGCGGCCAGAAGCTCGCGGCGCTGCTGCTGTTCATCAACGATGTGCATTCGCTGGGGCTAAAGACCGCGCACGGCCTGACCTTCACCGAGTCCTTCTACTGGGACATGAACGAGCAGACCCGCGCCTGGTCGAAGCGCTTCGCCGCCCTGGCCAGCAAGAACGCGATGCCGTCGATGACCCAGGCCGGCAACTACGCGATGGTGCTGCACTATCTCAAGGCGATGGAAGCGCTCGGCGGCAACCCGCATGACGGCGCCAAGGTCGTCGCCAAGATGAAGGAGCTGCCGACCGACGATCCGCTCTTCGGCAGTGGCCCGCTGCGCCAGGACGGACGCCGTCTCATCCCGGCCTATCTGTTCGAGGTGAAGAAGCCCGAGGAGTCGAAGGGTCCGTGGGACTACTACAAGCAGATCGCCACGATCGCGGCGGAAGACGCGGCCAAGCCGCTCAAGGACAGCGACTGTCCGCTGGTGAAGAAGTAA
- a CDS encoding TCR/Tet family MFS transporter, giving the protein MSNDAGEATAQGAAPVRRGAVAFIFVTILLDMLALGVIMPILPKLIESFVDNDTAHAARIFGLFGTAWALMQFVFSPVLGALSDRFGRRPVVLLSNFGLAADYVLMALAPSLLWLFIGRVISGITSASISTAFAYIADITPPERRAAVFGRIGAAFGAGFILGPALGGLLGDIDPRLPFWASAALSFANALYGLFVLPESLTPERRAPFRWTSANPVGALHLLRSNAALAALSIVNFIAQVAHVVLPSTFVLYATYRYGWDSKTVGLTLAMVGICAMVVQGLAIGLIVRVLGERNALVLGLCCGAIGFVIFGAAPTGPLFWIGIPVMSLWGISGAAMQSLMTRLVAPDQQGQLQGATASVQSVSQLVGPFLFTLTFSYFIGASAPWHLPGAPFLLAAVLMVACVAIAMRALSATKTVP; this is encoded by the coding sequence GTGAGCAACGATGCCGGCGAGGCGACGGCGCAGGGCGCTGCGCCGGTCCGGCGCGGCGCGGTCGCCTTCATCTTCGTCACCATCCTGCTCGACATGCTCGCGCTCGGCGTGATCATGCCGATCCTGCCGAAGCTGATCGAGAGCTTCGTCGACAACGACACCGCGCATGCGGCCCGCATCTTCGGCCTGTTCGGCACCGCCTGGGCGCTGATGCAGTTCGTGTTCTCGCCGGTGCTCGGCGCGCTGTCGGATCGCTTCGGACGGCGGCCGGTGGTGCTGCTGTCGAATTTCGGGCTCGCCGCCGACTATGTGCTGATGGCGCTCGCGCCGTCGCTGCTCTGGTTGTTCATCGGCCGCGTGATCTCGGGCATCACCTCGGCGAGCATTTCGACCGCCTTTGCCTATATCGCCGACATCACGCCGCCGGAGCGGCGCGCGGCCGTCTTCGGCAGGATTGGAGCTGCCTTCGGCGCCGGCTTCATCCTGGGCCCGGCGCTCGGCGGCCTGCTCGGCGATATCGATCCGCGGCTGCCGTTCTGGGCGTCGGCGGCTTTGAGCTTTGCCAATGCACTCTATGGGCTCTTCGTCCTGCCGGAATCGCTGACGCCGGAGCGGCGAGCGCCGTTCCGCTGGACCAGTGCCAATCCGGTCGGAGCGCTGCACTTGCTACGGTCCAACGCGGCGCTGGCCGCGTTATCCATCGTCAACTTCATCGCGCAAGTCGCGCATGTCGTGCTGCCCTCGACCTTCGTGCTCTATGCGACCTATCGCTACGGCTGGGATTCCAAGACCGTGGGTCTGACGCTCGCGATGGTCGGCATCTGCGCCATGGTGGTGCAGGGGCTCGCGATCGGCCTGATCGTACGCGTGCTCGGCGAGCGGAATGCGCTGGTGCTCGGTCTGTGCTGTGGCGCGATCGGCTTCGTGATCTTCGGCGCGGCGCCGACTGGCCCGCTGTTCTGGATCGGCATTCCCGTGATGTCGCTGTGGGGCATCTCGGGCGCGGCCATGCAATCGCTGATGACGCGATTGGTCGCGCCCGATCAGCAGGGCCAGTTGCAGGGCGCGACCGCGAGCGTGCAGAGCGTGTCGCAGCTCGTCGGACCGTTCCTGTTCACCCTGACGTTTTCCTATTTCATCGGCGCCAGCGCGCCGTGGCATCTGCCCGGCGCGCCGTTCCTGCTTGCGGCGGTCTTGATGGTCGCATGTGTCGCGATCGCGATGCGGGCGCTATCTGCCACGAAGACGGTCCCGTAG
- the der gene encoding ribosome biogenesis GTPase Der, with protein MSFTIAIIGRPNVGKSTLFNRLVGQKLALVDDLPGVTRDRREGEARLGDLAFTIIDTAGLDEGAKGSLTARMQEQTEAAIAQADALFFVIDARIGLTPTDRAFADFARKADKPVLLVANKSEGKHGDAGAMEAFALGLGDPIQISAEHGEGMGELYDALRELMPEPVDEDEAEDDEPPLTEEEAATRPIRVAIVGRPNAGKSTLINHLLGEERLLTSPEAGTTRDSIAVEINWNGRDFRVFDTAGLRRRSRIEEKLEKLSVADALRAVRFAEVVVMMMDTQNRFEEQDLRIADLIEREGRAVVLAVNKWDLMETKGGGAISGLRRDADHWLPQIKGVPIVAVSGLMGEGIDRLMQAIQDAYAVWNRRVPTSALNRWFEQAVQANPPPAVSGRRLKLNYITQNKARPPSFVLFCSRADAVPQSYLRYLTNSMRETFELPGTPVRITLREKANPFAHKRKRPS; from the coding sequence ATGTCCTTCACGATTGCTATTATCGGCCGGCCAAATGTCGGCAAATCGACGCTGTTCAACCGCCTGGTTGGGCAGAAGCTCGCGCTCGTCGATGACCTGCCGGGCGTCACCCGCGATCGCCGCGAAGGCGAGGCCAGGCTCGGCGACCTCGCATTCACCATCATCGATACCGCCGGCCTCGACGAGGGCGCCAAGGGCTCGCTGACCGCGCGCATGCAGGAGCAGACCGAGGCCGCGATCGCACAGGCCGACGCGCTGTTCTTCGTCATCGATGCCCGCATCGGCCTGACGCCCACCGATCGCGCCTTCGCCGATTTCGCCCGCAAGGCCGACAAGCCGGTGCTGCTGGTCGCCAACAAGAGCGAAGGCAAGCACGGCGATGCCGGCGCGATGGAGGCCTTTGCGCTCGGCCTCGGCGATCCCATCCAGATCTCGGCCGAGCACGGCGAGGGCATGGGCGAGCTGTATGACGCCCTCCGCGAGTTGATGCCGGAGCCTGTCGACGAAGATGAAGCCGAGGACGACGAGCCGCCGCTGACCGAGGAGGAGGCCGCGACGCGTCCGATCCGCGTCGCCATCGTCGGCCGGCCCAATGCCGGCAAGTCGACGCTGATCAATCATCTGCTCGGCGAGGAGCGCCTGCTGACGAGCCCGGAGGCCGGCACCACGCGCGATTCCATCGCGGTCGAGATCAACTGGAACGGCCGCGATTTTCGCGTGTTCGATACCGCGGGCCTGCGCCGTCGCTCGCGCATCGAGGAAAAGCTGGAGAAGCTCTCGGTCGCCGACGCGTTGCGCGCGGTGCGCTTTGCCGAAGTCGTCGTGATGATGATGGATACGCAGAACCGTTTCGAGGAGCAGGACCTGCGCATCGCCGATCTGATCGAGCGCGAGGGCCGCGCGGTCGTGCTCGCCGTCAACAAATGGGATCTGATGGAGACCAAGGGCGGCGGCGCCATCTCCGGCCTGCGCCGCGATGCCGACCATTGGCTGCCGCAGATCAAGGGCGTTCCGATCGTCGCCGTATCAGGTCTGATGGGCGAGGGCATCGATCGTCTGATGCAGGCGATCCAGGACGCCTACGCTGTCTGGAACAGGCGCGTGCCGACTTCCGCGCTCAATCGCTGGTTCGAGCAGGCCGTGCAGGCCAATCCGCCGCCGGCCGTGTCCGGCCGACGGCTCAAGCTCAATTACATCACGCAGAACAAGGCGCGTCCGCCGAGCTTCGTGCTGTTCTGCTCGCGCGCGGACGCGGTGCCGCAGTCCTATTTGCGCTACCTGACCAATTCCATGCGCGAGACCTTTGAGCTGCCGGGTACGCCGGTGCGCATCACCTTGCGCGAAAAGGCCAACCCCTTCGCCCACAAGCGCAAGCGGCCGTCGTGA
- a CDS encoding tetratricopeptide repeat protein, whose translation MSELFDEVDEEVRREQLKKLWDKYSIVFIALMVLIVAAVGGWRGYQYLEGKKAAEAGAAFEKAAELSDQGKHAEAEAAFTELAAKAPSGYRTLARLRAAAEAAPRDPKAAAKMFDDIAADRSIGGEWQDLAKIRAAGLLVDSASYADMQQRLESSAAPKSTFRHSARELLALSAWRNNDMTAARKWLDAIAEDGETPPGLRSRAEALQALLPPVAKS comes from the coding sequence GTGTCTGAATTATTTGACGAAGTCGACGAGGAAGTACGTCGCGAACAGCTCAAGAAGCTGTGGGACAAGTATTCGATTGTCTTCATTGCCCTGATGGTGCTGATCGTGGCCGCCGTCGGCGGCTGGCGCGGCTACCAATATCTGGAGGGCAAGAAGGCCGCCGAGGCCGGCGCCGCCTTCGAGAAGGCCGCTGAGCTGTCCGACCAAGGCAAGCACGCGGAGGCCGAGGCCGCCTTCACTGAGCTCGCCGCCAAGGCTCCCTCGGGTTATCGCACCCTGGCGCGGCTGCGTGCCGCGGCCGAGGCAGCGCCCCGCGATCCCAAGGCGGCCGCCAAAATGTTTGACGACATCGCCGCCGATCGCAGCATCGGTGGTGAGTGGCAGGATCTGGCGAAGATCCGCGCCGCCGGCTTGCTGGTCGACAGCGCGTCCTATGCCGACATGCAGCAGCGGCTGGAGTCCTCCGCCGCGCCCAAATCCACGTTCCGCCATAGCGCCCGCGAGTTGCTGGCGCTGTCGGCCTGGCGCAACAACGACATGACCGCGGCCCGCAAATGGCTCGACGCGATTGCCGAGGACGGCGAAACGCCGCCCGGTTTGCGCTCACGCGCCGAGGCGCTCCAGGCCCTGCTGCCGCCCGTCGCCAAAAGCTGA
- a CDS encoding class I adenylate-forming enzyme family protein — MDWSQSQIPPMRFEARFGDRVVPAFSDRPASLWAMIADACARNPDGEALIAGEVRLSWRQAVEQAARIAAGFRKLGLQRGDRVAILLGNRIEFPLLLFAAAHEGLVTVLLGTRQQKPEIAYVLADCGARILIHEAGLSERLPDALDVPDVIHRIAVDSDQALSRFAVLADNVPAPAPVEVGEEDTAMILYTSGTTGKPKGAMLAHCNIVHSSMVFVSCLQLTEADRSIAAVPLGHVTGVVANITTMIRCGGALIIMPEFKAADYLRLAARERVTYTVMVPAMYNLCLLQPDFDSYDLSSWRIGGFGGAPMPVATIEKLKATIPGLKLANCYGSTETTSPSTIMPGELTASHIDSVGLPCPGARIVAMGADGRELPHGEIGELWIQSASVIKGYWNNPKATAESFTGGFWHSGDLGSVDAEGFVRVFDRQKDMINRGGLKIYSAEVESVLAGHPAVVESAIIAKACPVLGERVHAVVVTRAPVTGEALRVWCAERLSDYKVPETMAITSEPLPRNANGKVLKRQLRELLGA; from the coding sequence ATGGACTGGTCGCAATCTCAGATCCCTCCGATGCGTTTCGAGGCGCGCTTTGGCGATCGGGTGGTGCCGGCCTTCAGCGACCGGCCGGCGAGCCTGTGGGCGATGATCGCGGACGCTTGCGCCCGCAATCCGGACGGCGAAGCGTTGATCGCAGGCGAGGTCCGGTTGAGCTGGCGGCAGGCGGTGGAGCAGGCCGCGCGGATCGCGGCGGGCTTTCGCAAGCTCGGCCTGCAGCGCGGCGATCGTGTCGCGATCCTGCTCGGCAATCGCATCGAATTTCCGCTGCTGCTGTTTGCCGCCGCGCATGAGGGGCTGGTGACGGTGCTGCTCGGCACCCGCCAGCAGAAGCCCGAGATCGCCTATGTCCTCGCCGATTGCGGCGCCAGGATCCTGATCCATGAAGCGGGGCTCTCCGAGCGGCTGCCCGATGCGCTTGATGTCCCCGATGTCATCCACCGCATCGCCGTCGACAGCGATCAGGCCCTGTCGCGTTTCGCCGTGCTCGCCGACAACGTCCCGGCACCGGCGCCGGTCGAGGTCGGCGAGGAGGACACCGCGATGATCCTCTACACCTCAGGCACGACGGGCAAGCCGAAGGGTGCGATGCTCGCCCATTGCAACATCGTCCATTCCTCGATGGTGTTCGTCTCCTGCCTGCAATTGACGGAAGCTGACCGCTCGATCGCGGCGGTGCCGCTCGGCCACGTCACCGGCGTCGTCGCCAACATCACGACCATGATCCGCTGCGGCGGTGCGCTGATCATCATGCCGGAGTTCAAGGCCGCGGATTATCTCAGGCTCGCCGCGCGCGAGCGCGTCACCTACACGGTGATGGTGCCGGCGATGTACAATCTCTGCCTGCTCCAGCCTGATTTCGACAGCTACGATCTCTCGAGCTGGCGCATCGGCGGCTTTGGCGGCGCGCCGATGCCGGTCGCGACCATCGAGAAGCTCAAGGCGACGATTCCCGGCCTGAAGCTCGCGAACTGCTACGGCTCGACCGAGACGACGTCGCCCTCGACGATCATGCCGGGCGAGCTGACCGCGAGCCACATCGACAGTGTCGGCCTGCCGTGTCCCGGTGCCCGCATCGTCGCGATGGGAGCGGACGGCCGCGAGCTGCCTCATGGCGAGATCGGCGAGCTCTGGATCCAGAGCGCCTCCGTCATCAAGGGCTACTGGAATAACCCGAAGGCGACGGCCGAAAGCTTCACGGGCGGATTCTGGCATTCCGGCGATCTCGGCTCGGTCGACGCGGAGGGGTTTGTCCGCGTGTTCGACCGGCAGAAGGACATGATCAATCGCGGCGGCCTGAAGATCTATTCGGCCGAGGTCGAATCCGTGCTGGCCGGCCACCCCGCCGTGGTCGAGAGCGCGATCATTGCCAAGGCTTGCCCGGTGCTGGGCGAGCGCGTCCACGCCGTGGTGGTGACGCGCGCGCCGGTGACCGGCGAGGCCTTGCGCGTCTGGTGCGCGGAGCGGCTGTCCGACTACAAGGTCCCCGAAACCATGGCGATCACCTCCGAGCCGCTGCCGCGCAATGCCAATGGCAAGGTGCTGAAGCGGCAGCTGCGGGAGCTCCTGGGAGCCTGA
- a CDS encoding NnrU family protein: MGLLVMILGLMLFFAAHVFTTKREARAQAIARLGEGTYKILYAAVSLAGLALIIWGFAHYRAAGMIPVWEPPVAFKHIAVALMLPAVILVVASYLRGRIYATLKHPMLAGIKLWAAAHLLANGDLGSIILFGSFLGWAVYDRISLKHRTDGGGPPIPVGGVTNDLIAVAVGVVAYLALAFAFHPVVIGVPVMGI; the protein is encoded by the coding sequence GTGGGTCTGCTGGTCATGATCCTGGGGCTGATGCTGTTTTTTGCGGCCCATGTTTTCACAACGAAACGCGAGGCGCGCGCGCAGGCGATCGCGAGGCTGGGCGAGGGGACCTACAAGATCCTTTATGCTGCGGTCTCGCTTGCGGGACTGGCGCTCATCATCTGGGGCTTCGCCCATTATCGCGCGGCCGGAATGATCCCGGTTTGGGAGCCGCCGGTCGCATTCAAGCACATTGCAGTCGCGCTGATGCTGCCCGCGGTCATTCTGGTGGTGGCGTCCTACTTGCGCGGGCGCATCTATGCGACGCTGAAGCATCCGATGCTGGCGGGCATCAAATTGTGGGCGGCCGCGCATCTGCTCGCCAACGGCGATCTCGGCTCCATCATCCTGTTTGGCTCGTTCCTGGGCTGGGCCGTGTACGACCGCATCTCGCTGAAGCATCGCACCGATGGCGGCGGCCCGCCGATTCCGGTGGGTGGGGTCACCAATGATCTGATCGCCGTTGCAGTCGGTGTCGTCGCCTATCTCGCGCTGGCTTTCGCATTCCACCCGGTTGTGATCGGCGTTCCCGTCATGGGAATCTAA
- a CDS encoding peptide chain release factor 3 — protein MSDIAISADSPARSPLATEVARRRTFAIISHPDAGKTTLTEKLLLFGGAINLAGQVKAKGERRNTRSDWMKIERERGISVVTSVMTFEFEGLVFNLLDTPGHEDFSEDTYRTLTAVDSAVMVIDAAKGIEARTRKLFEVCRLRDIPIITFINKMDRESRDVFELLDEIEKTLALDTTPMTWPVGRGRDFLGTYDVANGGVRLLEGGGAKTGAAQQIEIAELAKLNANLDVGAVKDELELVTEASKPFELGAFREGHLTPVYFGSALRNFGVGDLLEGLGKFAPEPRAQESDQRKVEATDPRMSAFVFKIQANMDPNHRDRIAFARLCSGKLSRGMKAKLVRTGKSMPLSSPQFFFAQDRSVADEAFAGDVVGIPNHGTLRIGDTLTEGEDFTFVGVPSFAPEIVRRVRLTDAMKAKKLKEALQQMSEEGVVQVFRPRDGAPALVGVVGALQLDVLKARLEAEYSLPVEFEVSEFQLARWVSSEDRKKLDTFIAGNTSSIADDVDGDPVYLARNEFYLGYARERAEGIEFTNVKDVKKKG, from the coding sequence ATGTCCGACATCGCCATATCAGCCGACTCGCCGGCCCGTTCCCCGCTTGCCACCGAGGTGGCGCGGCGGCGCACCTTCGCGATCATCTCCCACCCGGACGCGGGCAAGACCACGCTGACCGAGAAGCTGCTGCTGTTCGGCGGTGCCATCAATCTCGCCGGCCAGGTCAAGGCCAAGGGCGAGCGGCGCAACACGCGTTCGGACTGGATGAAGATCGAGCGCGAGCGCGGCATCTCGGTCGTGACCTCGGTCATGACCTTCGAGTTCGAGGGGCTTGTGTTCAATCTGCTGGACACGCCGGGCCATGAGGACTTTTCGGAGGACACCTACCGTACGCTCACGGCGGTCGACTCCGCTGTCATGGTGATCGACGCTGCCAAGGGCATCGAGGCGCGCACCCGAAAGCTGTTCGAGGTTTGTCGTCTTCGGGATATCCCGATCATCACCTTCATCAACAAGATGGACCGCGAGAGCCGCGACGTCTTCGAGCTGCTCGACGAGATCGAGAAGACGCTGGCGCTCGACACCACGCCGATGACCTGGCCGGTCGGCCGCGGCCGCGACTTCCTCGGCACCTATGACGTCGCCAATGGCGGCGTGCGCCTGCTCGAAGGCGGTGGCGCCAAGACCGGCGCGGCCCAGCAGATCGAGATCGCGGAGCTGGCCAAGCTCAATGCGAACCTCGACGTCGGAGCGGTGAAGGACGAGCTCGAGCTCGTCACCGAAGCGTCAAAACCGTTCGAGCTTGGCGCGTTTCGCGAGGGCCATCTGACGCCGGTCTATTTCGGCAGCGCGTTGCGCAATTTCGGCGTCGGCGACCTCCTGGAAGGTCTCGGCAAGTTCGCGCCCGAGCCGCGCGCGCAGGAGAGCGACCAGCGCAAGGTCGAGGCCACCGATCCGCGTATGAGCGCCTTCGTGTTCAAGATCCAGGCGAACATGGATCCGAACCACCGCGACCGCATCGCCTTTGCGCGCCTGTGCTCCGGCAAGCTCAGCCGCGGCATGAAAGCCAAGCTGGTGCGCACCGGCAAGAGCATGCCGTTGTCGAGCCCGCAATTCTTCTTCGCGCAGGACCGTTCGGTCGCGGACGAGGCCTTCGCCGGCGACGTCGTCGGCATTCCCAATCACGGCACGTTGCGTATCGGCGATACGCTAACCGAGGGCGAGGATTTCACCTTCGTCGGCGTGCCGAGCTTCGCGCCGGAAATCGTCCGCCGCGTGCGTCTCACCGACGCGATGAAGGCGAAGAAGCTGAAGGAAGCGCTTCAGCAGATGTCCGAAGAGGGCGTGGTGCAAGTGTTCCGCCCGCGCGACGGCGCACCGGCGCTGGTCGGCGTGGTCGGCGCGCTGCAGCTCGACGTGCTGAAGGCACGGCTTGAGGCTGAATATTCGCTGCCGGTCGAGTTCGAGGTCAGCGAGTTCCAGCTCGCGCGCTGGGTCTCGTCGGAGGACCGCAAGAAGCTCGACACCTTCATCGCCGGCAACACCTCGAGCATCGCCGACGATGTCGACGGCGATCCCGTATATCTGGCGAGAAACGAGTTCTATCTCGGCTACGCCAGGGAGCGCGCCGAGGGCATCGAGTTCACGAACGTCAAGGACGTCAAGAAGAAGGGGTAG
- the sugE gene encoding quaternary ammonium compound efflux SMR transporter SugE: MAWSILFVAGLLEITWAIGLKYTEGFTKLVPSVITLAAMAGSVILLGLALKSLPVGTAYAVWTGIGAVGTAALGIILFGEPATAFRLASIGLIVAGIAGLKFVT, translated from the coding sequence ATGGCCTGGAGCATCCTGTTCGTCGCCGGTCTTCTCGAGATTACCTGGGCGATCGGCCTGAAATACACCGAGGGTTTTACCAAGCTTGTTCCGTCCGTCATCACGCTCGCGGCGATGGCCGGCAGTGTCATCCTGCTCGGTTTAGCCCTCAAATCGCTGCCCGTCGGAACCGCCTACGCGGTCTGGACCGGCATCGGCGCGGTCGGTACCGCCGCGCTTGGCATCATTCTGTTCGGCGAGCCGGCCACCGCCTTCCGCCTCGCCAGCATTGGGCTGATCGTCGCCGGCATCGCCGGGCTGAAATTCGTCACCTGA
- a CDS encoding inorganic phosphate transporter, with the protein MDAALGLPVLVGLIAVALLFDFLNGLHDAANSIATIVSTRVLRPQFAVLWAAFFNFIAFMVFGLHVAQTIGTGIIDPAVVDAQVIFAALVGAIVWNLVTWGLGIPSSSSHALIGGLVGGGMAKAGISAAVWSGLSKAVLAIVLSPLVGFLLAMMLVAIVSWLSVRSTPFAVDRAFRILQFASASLYSLGHGGNDAQKTMGIIAVLLYSQGHLGGEFSVPFWVVLSCQAAMALGTLMGGWRIVRTMGLRITKLTPMQGFCAETGGAATLFMATFLGVPVSTTHTITGAIVGVGAARRVSAVRWNVASSIVYAWVITIPASAIVAALTWWAVQIFVR; encoded by the coding sequence GTGGATGCTGCGCTCGGACTTCCTGTCCTCGTCGGCTTGATCGCCGTCGCGCTGCTGTTCGACTTCCTGAACGGTCTGCACGACGCCGCCAATTCGATCGCGACCATCGTTTCGACCCGCGTGCTGCGGCCGCAATTCGCGGTGTTGTGGGCCGCGTTCTTCAATTTCATCGCCTTCATGGTGTTCGGGCTGCATGTTGCCCAGACCATCGGCACCGGCATCATCGATCCCGCGGTGGTCGACGCGCAGGTGATCTTCGCGGCGCTCGTCGGCGCGATCGTCTGGAACCTGGTGACCTGGGGGCTCGGCATCCCATCCTCCTCCTCGCATGCGCTGATCGGCGGTCTCGTCGGCGGCGGCATGGCCAAGGCCGGGATTTCGGCGGCGGTGTGGAGCGGCCTGTCCAAGGCGGTGCTGGCGATCGTGTTGTCGCCGCTGGTCGGCTTCCTGCTCGCGATGATGCTGGTCGCGATCGTGTCCTGGCTCTCGGTGCGCTCGACGCCGTTCGCGGTCGATCGCGCCTTCCGTATCCTGCAATTCGCCTCCGCCTCGCTTTATTCGCTGGGCCACGGCGGCAATGACGCCCAGAAGACCATGGGCATCATCGCCGTGCTGCTGTATTCGCAAGGGCATCTCGGCGGCGAATTCTCGGTGCCGTTCTGGGTGGTGCTGTCCTGCCAGGCCGCGATGGCGCTGGGCACGCTGATGGGCGGCTGGCGCATCGTCCGCACCATGGGCCTGCGCATCACCAAGCTGACGCCGATGCAGGGCTTTTGCGCTGAGACCGGCGGCGCCGCGACCCTGTTCATGGCGACCTTCCTCGGCGTTCCCGTCTCGACCACCCACACCATCACCGGCGCGATCGTCGGCGTTGGCGCGGCCCGCCGCGTCTCGGCGGTGCGCTGGAACGTCGCGAGCTCGATCGTCTATGCCTGGGTGATCACGATCCCGGCCTCGGCCATCGTCGCGGCGCTGACCTGGTGGGCGGTCCAGATTTTCGTCAGGTGA